In Stigmatella aurantiaca, the following proteins share a genomic window:
- a CDS encoding SDR family oxidoreductase produces MTRLTRRGVMKGAAGLGSLWALGCASTKPAEKEVPALKKKILILGGTSFLGPALVERALSRGHTLTLFNRGKTRPGLFPQVEKLQGDRNGNLKALEGREWDAVIDTSGYVPRVVRASAELLAPRVGHYLFVSSISVYQDMREGGIDESSPVATVADETTEDVSQHYGALKALCEKAAETALPGRVANVRPGLIVGPDDPTDRFTYWPVRVARGGEVLAPGDGEDPVQFIDVRDLAAFLVGLVENRDMGVFNATGPLETLSMRGLLEACRQANGGNATFTWADTAFLEAQKVSPWSDMPVWVPRATEMGGISRVSHARARARGLEFRPLEGTVRDTLAWFRTLPPERQAKLRAGLSPEREREVLAAWSQRPGTPPVSP; encoded by the coding sequence ATGACACGTCTGACGCGCAGAGGAGTGATGAAGGGGGCGGCCGGGCTCGGCTCGCTCTGGGCCCTGGGCTGTGCTTCGACGAAGCCCGCCGAAAAAGAGGTGCCTGCCTTGAAGAAGAAGATCCTCATTCTGGGAGGAACCTCGTTCCTGGGGCCCGCGCTGGTGGAGCGGGCCCTGTCGCGGGGCCACACCCTCACCCTCTTCAACCGGGGCAAGACGCGGCCCGGGCTCTTTCCCCAGGTGGAGAAGCTCCAGGGGGACCGGAACGGCAACCTCAAGGCCCTGGAGGGCCGGGAGTGGGATGCCGTCATCGACACCTCGGGGTACGTGCCGCGCGTGGTGCGGGCCAGCGCGGAGCTGCTCGCCCCCCGCGTGGGCCACTACCTCTTCGTCTCCTCCATCTCCGTGTACCAGGACATGCGCGAGGGCGGCATCGACGAGAGCTCGCCCGTGGCCACCGTGGCGGACGAGACGACGGAGGACGTCTCCCAGCACTACGGGGCCCTCAAGGCGCTGTGCGAGAAGGCGGCGGAGACGGCGCTGCCGGGCCGGGTGGCGAACGTGCGGCCGGGCCTCATCGTGGGCCCGGATGACCCCACGGACCGCTTCACCTACTGGCCGGTGCGCGTGGCGCGGGGCGGCGAGGTGCTGGCCCCGGGGGATGGCGAGGACCCGGTGCAATTCATTGATGTGAGAGACCTGGCCGCCTTCCTCGTGGGGCTGGTGGAGAACCGGGACATGGGCGTCTTCAACGCCACGGGGCCGCTGGAGACGCTGTCCATGCGAGGGCTGCTGGAGGCGTGCCGGCAGGCCAACGGGGGCAACGCCACCTTCACCTGGGCGGACACCGCCTTCCTGGAGGCGCAGAAGGTGAGCCCCTGGTCGGACATGCCCGTGTGGGTGCCCCGTGCCACGGAGATGGGCGGCATCAGCCGGGTGAGCCATGCCCGGGCCCGGGCGCGGGGGCTGGAGTTCCGCCCCCTGGAGGGGACGGTGCGCGACACGCTGGCGTGGTTCCGCACGCTGCCCCCCGAGCGGCAGGCGAAGCTGCGCGCGGGGCTCTCGCCGGAGCGGGAGCGCGAGGTGCTCGCCGCCTGGAGCCAGCGCCCGGGGACGCCGCCGGTCAGCCCCTAG
- a CDS encoding bestrophin family protein, with the protein MIVRPRPTAWQLFYILRGTVLPRVLPQVLGVAMLSCLAVWGMRYEGIHLPSGTTVPLSLLGLVLSIFLGFRNNASYDRWWEGRKLWGALIIELRSLAREAVALLDDGAVPSGPVKGREDARRLVHRGIAFAYALAGYLRGSDESASAGRFLSPEEAVRLRASINPPDALLRELANELAALRRAGRLTDIPWQTLSERVQGLATVLAACERIRFTPLPFAYTVLLHRTAYLFCLILPFGLAEMLGWFAPVLSAILAYAFFGLDLLGDDLENPFGQVPNGLPLLAMARIAERGLLEALGEPVPEPRQPQGYVLM; encoded by the coding sequence ATGATTGTCCGTCCCCGTCCGACCGCCTGGCAGTTGTTCTACATCCTTCGGGGGACGGTCTTGCCCCGGGTCCTGCCGCAGGTGTTGGGCGTGGCGATGCTGTCGTGCCTCGCGGTGTGGGGGATGCGCTACGAGGGCATTCACCTGCCCTCCGGCACCACCGTGCCCTTGTCCCTGCTGGGCCTGGTGCTCTCGATCTTCCTCGGGTTTCGCAACAATGCCAGCTACGACCGGTGGTGGGAGGGCCGCAAGCTCTGGGGCGCGCTCATCATTGAATTGCGCTCGCTGGCCCGGGAGGCGGTGGCCCTGCTCGATGATGGCGCGGTGCCCAGCGGTCCGGTGAAGGGCCGCGAGGACGCGCGGCGGCTGGTGCACCGGGGCATCGCGTTTGCCTATGCCTTGGCGGGCTACCTGAGGGGGAGCGACGAGAGCGCGAGCGCCGGCCGGTTTCTCTCGCCGGAAGAGGCCGTGCGGCTGCGGGCCAGCATCAATCCACCGGACGCGCTGCTGCGGGAGCTGGCGAACGAGCTGGCGGCGCTGCGGCGCGCGGGCCGGCTCACCGACATTCCCTGGCAGACGTTGAGCGAGCGGGTGCAGGGGCTGGCCACGGTGCTGGCCGCCTGCGAGCGCATCCGGTTCACCCCGCTGCCCTTCGCCTATACCGTGCTCTTGCACCGCACCGCGTATCTGTTCTGTCTGATATTGCCGTTCGGCCTGGCGGAGATGCTGGGCTGGTTCGCGCCTGTGCTCTCCGCCATCCTGGCCTATGCGTTCTTCGGGCTGGATCTGCTGGGCGATGATCTGGAGAACCCCTTTGGCCAGGTGCCCAACGGGCTGCCCCTGCTGGCCATGGCGCGGATCGCCGAGCGGGGACTCCTCGAAGCGCTGGGGGAGCCTGTGCCCGAGCCCCGGCAGCCCCAGGGCTATGTCTTGATGTGA
- a CDS encoding DNA topoisomerase 3, with amino-acid sequence MGTAPEWETSRQDGGGRAARGGPSVLAVVAEKPAVARDIARALGASQRGEGCFRGNGYVVTWAIGHLVGLAQPHEIQPAWKRWHREQLPMLPSEWPLVVSQNTRTQFEVVRAVVNAPEVSGVVCATDAGREGELIFRYIYEAAGCRKPVKRLWVSSLTEGAIREGFRQLKEGRAYDALADAAKGRSRADWLVGMNLSRLYTLAYGETLSVGRVQTPTLAMLVERELAIRDFVPEDYLEVVATFAPQAPGVPAGTQYRGTWFREADPKAGPRTAETVRQARRLAADGVEAGEVMARVRAGTAAIESLTSETKRMAPPLLYDLTELQRHANRLYGFSAQRTLELAQNLYEKHKLLSYPRTASRHLSASVAETLPEVVRAIRAPYEPLLAPGTGEKPLGRRFVDDGKVTDHHAIIPTATSPEGERLPPDERRIYELVCRRLLAAWHDEHVWAVTTVVTAVSSAGPSPGAPKVDRFHSSGTQVVREGWKVLDIGGGQRPPKGREGKGAKEDGEGKEPEDEPQDLPAVLAKGQKQRVEDVEAVKKRTRPPPRLTDASLLTAMETAGRALDEKELADAMKETGLGTPATRAAIIEVLLEREYLQRRGKSLEATEKGIRLIQMVHPDVKTPAMTGQWEAWLQRIERGQGDLPDFLRSIEAYVIEVVGKVPMPPSPPRGEAPRPAAPGGGSAPAAPRSPLPVSRQAGPAPSAPAAPRLRQEAAPAASRRTLERKVRAPTPPGELRKLLKEAFGFEDFRPYQEEVCRAATAGEDLLLVMPTGAGKSLCYQLPGLARAGTTLVVSPLIALMEDQVTRLQSLGFAAERIHSGRDRATSRQVCADYLEGKLDFLFIAPERLGVPGFGELLARRPPSLIAIDEAHCISQWGHDFRPDYRLLGTRLPMLRPAPVVALTATATPDVQRDIVQQLGLKGTRGGTSRTFIHGFRRTNIAIEVRELNPGQRGDAIREVLAEEDNRPAIVYASTRKHAEQLAELLASEVPTAVYHAGMSPPDRDRVQSAFLEGRLEVIVATTAFGMGIDKADVRTVFHAALPASLEGYYQEMGRAGRDGKPSRAVLLHSYVDRRTHEFFHQRDYPEPSVLAKLFHAAGAELEPKEALQARVRMDPEVFDKALEQLWIHGGLVMTPDERVRRGRPEWPAPYTAQRERKMLHLEQMGRYAEASGCRMRHLVSHFGDVQDSGKPCGLCDVCAPETCVTLRFAEPGERELHALGRILDALHERDGQATGRLHRELFGESLPRREFERLVGGMVRAGLTRLSEDSFEKDGKSISFQRLTLTPDGQRTRVIEPNLVLLPIPLEPKAAKKRRLSRGKAAGGRPEKRRKGPWGSAQGREDTPRRAAEGRTRAAEAPSPRALAVVPDWEGGASEEDWEEARDIGVRRGRGGRAAPPTPSAALVEALKAWRLAEARKRGVPAFRILTDRVLGVIASLRPDDREALMAIPGVGPKLVERYGAQLLALVSR; translated from the coding sequence ATGGGCACAGCACCCGAGTGGGAGACGAGCCGGCAGGACGGCGGTGGCAGGGCGGCCCGAGGGGGTCCGTCCGTGCTGGCCGTGGTGGCCGAGAAGCCGGCGGTGGCGCGGGACATCGCCCGGGCGCTGGGGGCCTCGCAGCGGGGCGAGGGGTGCTTCCGGGGCAACGGCTACGTGGTGACGTGGGCCATCGGGCACCTGGTGGGGCTGGCGCAGCCCCATGAAATCCAGCCCGCGTGGAAGCGCTGGCACCGGGAACAGCTGCCCATGCTGCCGAGCGAGTGGCCGCTGGTGGTCTCCCAGAACACCCGCACCCAGTTCGAGGTGGTGCGCGCGGTGGTGAACGCGCCCGAGGTGTCCGGGGTGGTGTGCGCCACGGACGCGGGGCGCGAGGGCGAGCTCATCTTCCGCTACATCTACGAGGCGGCCGGGTGCCGCAAGCCGGTGAAGCGGCTGTGGGTGTCGTCGCTGACGGAGGGCGCCATCCGCGAGGGCTTCCGCCAGCTCAAGGAGGGCCGCGCGTACGATGCGCTGGCGGACGCGGCCAAGGGGCGCAGCCGGGCGGACTGGCTGGTGGGGATGAACCTGTCGCGCCTGTACACGCTGGCGTACGGGGAGACCCTGTCGGTGGGGCGGGTGCAGACGCCCACCCTGGCGATGCTGGTGGAGCGGGAGCTGGCCATCCGCGACTTCGTCCCGGAGGACTACCTGGAGGTGGTGGCCACCTTCGCGCCCCAGGCGCCCGGGGTGCCCGCGGGGACGCAGTACCGGGGCACGTGGTTCCGCGAGGCGGACCCGAAGGCGGGCCCCCGCACGGCGGAGACGGTGCGCCAGGCCCGGCGCCTGGCCGCCGATGGGGTGGAGGCAGGCGAGGTGATGGCGCGGGTGCGCGCGGGCACGGCCGCCATCGAGTCGCTCACCTCCGAGACGAAGCGGATGGCGCCGCCGCTGCTGTATGACTTGACGGAGCTGCAGCGGCACGCGAACCGGCTGTATGGCTTTAGCGCCCAGCGGACGCTGGAGCTGGCGCAAAACCTGTATGAGAAGCACAAGCTGCTGAGCTACCCCCGCACGGCGAGCCGGCACCTGTCGGCCTCGGTGGCGGAGACCCTGCCGGAGGTGGTGCGGGCCATTCGCGCCCCGTACGAGCCGCTGCTGGCGCCCGGCACGGGGGAGAAGCCCCTGGGCCGGCGCTTCGTGGACGACGGGAAGGTGACGGACCACCACGCCATCATCCCCACCGCCACCTCGCCGGAGGGCGAGCGGCTGCCGCCGGACGAGCGGCGCATTTACGAGCTGGTGTGCCGCCGGTTGCTCGCGGCGTGGCACGACGAGCACGTCTGGGCCGTCACCACGGTGGTGACGGCGGTGAGCTCCGCGGGGCCCTCGCCGGGCGCGCCGAAGGTGGATCGCTTTCACAGCTCGGGCACGCAGGTGGTGCGCGAGGGCTGGAAGGTGCTGGACATCGGCGGCGGGCAGCGGCCTCCGAAGGGGCGCGAGGGCAAGGGCGCCAAGGAGGACGGCGAGGGCAAGGAGCCCGAGGACGAGCCGCAGGATCTGCCCGCCGTGCTGGCCAAGGGCCAGAAGCAGCGGGTGGAGGACGTGGAGGCGGTGAAGAAGCGCACCCGGCCCCCGCCGCGCCTCACGGATGCCTCGCTGCTGACGGCGATGGAGACGGCGGGGCGGGCGCTGGATGAGAAGGAGCTGGCGGACGCGATGAAGGAGACGGGGCTGGGAACCCCGGCCACGCGCGCGGCCATCATCGAGGTGCTGCTGGAGCGGGAGTACCTCCAGCGCCGGGGCAAGTCCCTGGAGGCGACCGAGAAGGGCATCCGGCTCATTCAGATGGTGCACCCGGACGTGAAGACGCCGGCGATGACGGGACAGTGGGAGGCCTGGCTGCAGCGCATCGAGCGGGGCCAGGGCGACCTGCCGGACTTCCTGCGCAGCATCGAGGCCTATGTCATCGAGGTGGTGGGCAAGGTGCCCATGCCGCCTTCTCCTCCGCGCGGGGAGGCGCCCCGGCCGGCGGCTCCTGGGGGCGGCTCCGCCCCGGCGGCCCCGCGTTCGCCACTGCCGGTGTCCCGGCAAGCGGGCCCGGCCCCCAGTGCCCCTGCCGCCCCTCGGTTGCGTCAGGAGGCTGCTCCGGCGGCCTCGCGGCGCACCCTGGAGCGGAAGGTCCGCGCCCCCACGCCCCCCGGCGAGCTGCGCAAGCTGCTCAAGGAGGCGTTTGGGTTCGAGGACTTCCGGCCATATCAGGAGGAGGTGTGCCGGGCGGCCACGGCGGGGGAGGACCTGCTGCTGGTGATGCCGACGGGGGCGGGCAAGTCGCTGTGCTACCAGCTCCCCGGACTGGCCCGGGCGGGAACGACGCTGGTGGTGAGCCCGCTCATCGCCTTGATGGAGGATCAGGTGACGCGGCTCCAATCGCTGGGGTTCGCGGCGGAGCGCATTCACTCGGGACGGGACCGGGCCACCTCGCGCCAGGTGTGCGCCGACTACCTGGAAGGGAAGCTGGACTTCCTCTTCATCGCGCCCGAGCGCCTGGGGGTGCCGGGCTTCGGGGAGCTGCTGGCCCGCCGGCCGCCCTCGCTCATCGCCATCGACGAGGCGCACTGCATCTCCCAGTGGGGGCATGACTTCCGGCCGGACTACCGGCTCCTGGGCACGCGGCTGCCGATGCTGCGCCCCGCGCCCGTCGTCGCGCTCACCGCCACGGCGACCCCGGATGTGCAGCGTGACATCGTCCAGCAACTGGGGCTGAAGGGGACGCGGGGGGGCACCTCGCGCACCTTCATTCACGGCTTCCGCCGCACGAACATCGCCATCGAGGTGCGCGAGCTGAACCCGGGCCAGCGCGGGGATGCCATCCGCGAGGTGCTGGCCGAGGAGGACAACCGGCCCGCCATCGTCTACGCCTCCACGCGCAAGCACGCCGAGCAGCTCGCGGAGCTGCTGGCCTCCGAGGTGCCCACCGCCGTGTACCACGCGGGCATGTCCCCGCCGGATCGGGACCGGGTCCAGTCGGCGTTCCTGGAAGGACGGCTGGAGGTGATTGTCGCTACCACGGCCTTCGGCATGGGCATCGACAAGGCGGATGTGCGCACCGTGTTCCATGCCGCGCTGCCCGCGAGCCTGGAGGGCTACTACCAGGAGATGGGGCGCGCGGGCCGGGACGGGAAGCCCTCCCGCGCGGTGCTGCTGCACTCCTACGTGGACCGCCGCACGCACGAGTTCTTCCATCAGCGCGATTACCCGGAGCCCTCCGTGCTGGCGAAGCTGTTCCATGCGGCCGGGGCCGAGTTGGAGCCCAAGGAGGCCCTCCAGGCCCGCGTGCGCATGGATCCGGAAGTCTTCGACAAGGCCCTTGAGCAGCTCTGGATTCACGGGGGGCTGGTGATGACCCCGGACGAGCGCGTGCGCCGGGGCCGCCCGGAGTGGCCGGCGCCATACACCGCGCAGCGCGAGCGCAAGATGCTCCACCTGGAGCAGATGGGGCGCTACGCGGAGGCCTCGGGGTGCCGGATGCGGCACCTGGTGAGCCACTTCGGCGACGTGCAGGACTCGGGCAAGCCGTGTGGGCTGTGCGACGTGTGCGCGCCCGAGACGTGTGTCACCCTGCGCTTCGCCGAGCCGGGCGAGCGCGAGTTGCACGCCCTGGGCCGCATCCTGGATGCGCTGCACGAGCGGGACGGACAGGCCACGGGCCGGCTGCACCGGGAGCTCTTCGGCGAGTCCTTGCCCCGCCGCGAGTTCGAGCGCCTGGTGGGTGGCATGGTGCGCGCGGGGCTGACCCGGCTGAGCGAGGACTCCTTCGAGAAGGATGGAAAGAGCATCTCCTTCCAGCGGCTGACGCTCACGCCGGACGGCCAGCGCACGCGCGTCATCGAGCCCAACCTGGTGCTGTTGCCGATTCCGCTGGAGCCGAAGGCCGCGAAGAAGCGCCGGCTCTCCCGGGGGAAGGCTGCTGGAGGCCGCCCGGAGAAGCGCCGCAAGGGCCCCTGGGGCTCGGCGCAGGGACGCGAGGACACCCCGCGCCGCGCGGCCGAGGGCCGGACGCGGGCCGCGGAGGCCCCCTCTCCCCGGGCGCTCGCCGTTGTCCCGGACTGGGAGGGGGGGGCCAGCGAGGAAGACTGGGAGGAAGCGCGCGACATCGGCGTGCGGCGGGGCCGGGGAGGACGCGCCGCGCCCCCTACGCCCTCGGCTGCGCTGGTGGAGGCGCTCAAGGCGTGGCGGCTGGCCGAGGCGCGCAAGCGGGGCGTTCCCGCCTTCCGCATCCTCACGGACCGGGTGCTCGGGGTCATCGCCTCGTTGCGGCCCGACGACCGGGAGGCCCTCATGGCCATTCCGGGCGTGGGGCCAAAGCTGGTCGAGCGCTATGGCGCGCAGCTTCTGGCTCTGGTGAGCCGGTAA